The Stigmatella ashevillena genomic sequence AGTAGTTTCCCAGGTTGGCCCGCAGCGTCCGGTTCCAGTCGATCTCCGCCGCCCGGGGCTTCCTCGTCCGGGAGGACCGGGACAACGCTCCTCGCACGGCCCGCTCGGTGGGGGCGCGCAGCCGCCGCTCCAGATCCTCGACCACCTTGCGCACCACCCGGCGTGCCGTCTCCTTCGTCTTCTGGGGGATGACCTTTCGCAGGGAGAGCAGCGTGGCCACCAGTGAGACATCGGGCTCCACGGCCGCTAGGAGCTCGGGCTGTAACAGCATCTCCGTGAGCCCCAGCCGCGTCATCGCGTCCCCCTGCATGACGCGCACGACGGAGGAGGGAAAGTACTCGCGGATGTCTCCAAGCCAGCGGGCCACGTGAGGCGAGGAGCCTCCCAGCCCTGCCTTGCGCTCGGAGTCGTACAGCGCCGCGAGCGCCCGGTCCATGCGCAGCTCGGCGTCCCCGAGAGACACCTCCAGCGCCGCCTGGGCGGGCTCCCCGAGGACGAGCCGCCATCGCTCCCACCGCTCTTCGTCAAACGGTTTCATCGAGCCTCACCCCCAGCAGCAGTGACAATACGGGCAGGACCTTCGCCACACGCTCCGGATCCAATGCCTTGGAGGCCGCCGTTCCCTGACCCGCCCGCGGGGACGTGGACAGGTGCCGGATGCGTTCCGCCATGGCCCGCCGCTCGGACACGCTGAAGCCGGAGAAGGCACGCCTCACGAGGGGAAGTTGTTCGATGAAGGTGTCTCGCGCGAGGCTGGACAGCCACCCATCGAGCGCTGCCCACAGCTCGCTCCGGTGCAACAGCACCAGCGCGCTCCCCGAGATGAGCCCTTCGAGCCAGGCGGCGGCCTCGGAGGGAGGCACGGCGGCGGACAGGGCCTTCCGGGCGAGCACCCCCAGCGCTTCGTCCTTCACCTGGCCCAGCTCCACCCGCAGCCTCAGCGCCGCGCCCCGCATGAGTCCGTGCACGGCGTCTCGTTGGATGAGCCCCTCCAGGGCATTCGACCAATCTTCCGCGCGCGTTCCTCCCTCCAGAAGCGCCACCGCGGCATGCATGGCGCGAAGCTGCTCGCGCCGCTGATGCGCGGCATCGTCATCCAGCGAGGTGCACGCACCGGGCAGCCCGATGAGAATGCGCTCGAAGAGTCCCTCGGCGATGGCGAGGATGGGAGCGGTGGGGGTCTGGCGGACGCTGCCGTAGCGGATGGCCTGCGCCAGCGCCGGGAAGGCCTCCAGCAGCTTGGGCACATCCGCTGACCGGGTGGAGAGTGCCTGGACATGGCTCAGCACGGTGCCAATGGCCTCGGAGAGCTCCGCGAGCAGACTCGCTTCGAGCAGGGCTGTCAGGGGACCGAGCTCGGTGGCCTCGGAAGCCCGCGCCACCACGCAGCCGGCTGCCGCCGATTCCACCGTGTTGCCGAAGAGGCTCGCCTCGACGACGTTCACGGCCATCCCCGGGTCCCAGCGCAGGCGCCAGGTTTCCCGGAAGGTGCCCGCCGTGTTTCGAGTGTCCTCTTCGGGCGAGCCCCACGGAATGTCGAGGAGGCGCAGCCGGTGCAACAGCCGGCTCCGGTTGCGATCCAGGTCCTTGCGCAGGTCCAACTCCAGGAGCTTGCTCTCGGAGGAGGGCGGCAGGCGCAGGGATTTTTGCTGCGAGGCCAGGTCCCGGGCGAGCGGAACCGAGGGCACCTCGGAGGGGACTTCACCCAGCCCGGTGCCCACCTCCAGCTTGTCGTGGATGAGGGCCAGAATCGTCCCATCCCCGCCGCACAGCACGGAGAGCGCGGCATCCCGAAGCTCGCCCAATCCCACGGTGGACAGCCCTCGCAGTGCCGCGAGTGCCTCCGCCAGCCGCACTGTCTCGATGACGTTCGCGGAGGAGGCCTCCAGCCCCTCGCCCCGGAGCAGGTGCGCGATGCGCGCCGCCCAGGAGGCTGCGGGTCTTCCTGGGGTGAGCCACAGGTGGGCGTACCAGCCGGGGGACTCGACGCCCGCGCCATATCCGCTGCGCCAGCCGAGCCGGTCATACGTCCAGGGAATCCAGGTGGCCGCGACCTTCGTCTTGGGCAGGCCCCTCAGCAGCTCGTCGTCCTCCCGGGCCGGGGGTTGCCGCTCGAGCGCGGGCGCATGCCAGGCGCCACACACGACCGCGATGCGCTGGAATCCCTCCTTCTTCGCCTGTCGGAGACTGCGGCGCATGAAGGCTTCCCGCAAGGCTTCGCGCCTGGGAAGGACCCCTTCCTCTTCGCGCAGGGCGCCCATGGCTTCCCGCACGGCATCGAAGACGCCCTCGGCATCCCGGCGTTGTTCAATCAAGTGCTCCCACCACAGCTCTCCGTCCTCGTAGCCCGCGGCCTGGGCGAGCGCGCCGAGAGGATCCACCCGAGGAGAGGCTGGGTCCGGTGGGATGAGGAACTCCGGGGCCAACTGGTGGGTCTGGGGCAGATCGATGAAGCGTACGGGCAGGGCGCGTTCCATCGCGTACTGGAGGGCTTGCCACTCGGGAGAGAAGAGGGCGAATGGATAGAAGACGGCCTGGGAGGGCTGTTCGAGCGCGTAGATGAGCAGCGCCACGGGAGGCTTCATCCCCTCCCGGGCCACCCAGGGCAGAATCGCGTCGGCTTCGGGCGGCCCCTCGATGAGCACCACGTCGGGTTGAAGCTTCTCGAGCGCGGCCCTCACGCTGCGCGCGCTGCCCGGCCCGTGATGTCGCACGCCGAGCACGTGAACCGCGGTGCCCGGTTTTCCGCTCACAGCACCTCCATGCAGGCGCGGTAGAGGTCCTTCCACCCCTCGCGCTCCTTCACCACCGTCTTGAGGTACTCCAGCCACACCAGCCGGTCTTGCACCGGGTCCTTCACGATGGCGCCCGTCAGTCCCGCGGCCAGGTCTGGCGCCCGGAGCACGCCGTCTCCGTAGTAGCCCGCCATGGCCAGCCCTCCGTTCATGACGGAGATGACCTCGGCGGTGGACAGCGCGCCCGAGGGCGTCTTGAGCTTGGTCGTTCCATCCAGCGTCGCGCCGCTCCGCAGCTCCCGGAAGAGGGTGACCACGCGGCGGATCTCCTCCAGCGCGGGCTTCTCCGCGGGCAGCGCCAGGGCCTGGCCCATCTCGGCCACGCGCTTCTCGACGATCTCCACTTCCTGTTCCAGGGACTCAGGCGTGGGGAGCACCACCGTGTTGAAGCGGCGCAGCAGGGCGCTGGAAAGCTCGTTGACGCCTCGGTCCCGGTTGTTCGCCGTGGCGATGACATTGAAGCCCGCATGGGCCTGCACCTCGCTGGACAGCTCTGGCACGGGCAGCGTCTTCTCGCTGAGCAGGGTGATGAGGGCGTCTTGCACCTCGCCCGGCATGCGCGTCAGCTCCTCGATGCGCGCGAGCTTTCCTTCGCGCATGGCGCGCATCACGGGGCTGGGCACCAGGGCCTTTTCCGAGGGGCCCTCGGCCAGCAGCCTCGCGTAGTTCCAGCCATAGCGCAGGGCCGTCTCGTCCGTGCCCGCGGTGCCCTGCACGAGCAGTGTCGAGTCCCCGCAGATGGCCGCAGCCAGGTGTTCGCTCAGCCACGACTTGGCGGTGCCCGGCACACCGTAGAGCAGCAGGGCCCGGTCGGTGGCGAGGGTGGCCACGGCGATCTCCACCAGCCGTGGGTTGCCGATGTACTTGGCGCTCACCTTGAAACCATCCGGGAGCTGGCCTCCGAGCAGATAGAGGCGCACGGCCCAGGGGGAGAGCTGCCAGCCTTGGGGCTTGGGCCGGTCATCGGCGCGGGCGAGCGCGGTCAGCTCTCCGGCGTACTGCTGTTCAGCGTGCTGGCGCAGAAGGGCGGTGGCGGTCACGGTGTCAACTCCTGGTGGAGGATGCGGCGCTGGGAGACGGTCTGCTGGAAGCGTTGGAGCGCGGGGTTCCCCTGGAACAGGGGAGATGTCAGCTCGAAGGACTCGGAGGCGGCTTCGAGGCACTCGAAGGGCAGGGCGAGGGCTGCGTGCCGGAGGGAGCCCACGAGTGCCAGGGCCCGGGGGCTTGGGGTGTCCTGCTCACGCAGGGCTTGGAGCCAGGCTCGGCCCAACGTCACGGGCCACGGCGCGGGCGTCAGGGCCAGGGCCCGCTCCAGCGAGGGCAGGGCGTCTTGACCCCGGAGGATGCGCAGGGTGCGGCTTGAGCGCTCTTCGAGAGGAAGGTGCTCGAAAACCGTCATGGAGAGAGACTGCGCCCGTTCGGGCTCGAGCACCTTGGCGTCGAGGCGCGGCCAGAAGGAGAGCAGGGCGGCCGCCCAGGCTGGGGACGCTTCCAGCCGGAGCGCCTGTGCCCAGCCCTCGGAGAGGGCCACCCCCTCATCCGTGCGTCCAGCGGCAGCGACGAGCCGTTCTGGGGAGGCTGAGAACCAGGCCTCCCAGGAGGAAGGGGGCACGCACGCCAGCAGCCGGATGAGCCAGTGTGCGTGCTGGCCCGTGCCGGGAGGAGGCTTGTCCAGGCCATCCCGTTCCGCCTCGGCATCCCATCGGGCGGGGAACTGAATGTTCAGTCCCGAGTGCGGCTCCCAGAGGAGCACGGCCCTTGCCCTCTCCGTCATGCGCCGGGAGAACGCGGAGCCGGGCAGTTGGGCCAGCAAACCGCGCGCCACGTCACGCACCGAGGATGAGCGGTCCTTCCGGCCCAACTCCAGCAAGGGCTCGTCCTCGGCAGAGAGCTCTTGCTCGAAGCAGGCGAGAAACCGTGCACGGTGCTCGGCTTTTTCCTGGGGGAAGGTGCCCTCGAGCCAGGCGCGGGCACGGGCCGGATCGGCGAGGCGGGTGGCGGCCAGCACCGTGCACCGCTCCTCCAGAGTGCCCTCCGTCCAAAGGCGTTCCATTTCGGAGAGGTGGGTGGGGGAGGTGATTCCGAAGGAGCGCCAAGCGGGGTTCAGACGGGAAAGCCACCGGCCGCGCTCGCCGAGCACGGGTTCCGCCGCCCGGCGCAACGAAGGCTCTTGAAGGCTGAGTACACGTGGCAGCAACTCCGGAGGAAGGCGGCGCCGCGCTTGGGCCATTCGCCCGAAACCCTCTCGCAGGACCTCGGTGTCATGGGACACCAACAGCTCGGTGAGAAGGGCGCTCACGCGAGGCGGGCAGACGTCGAGCGTGTCCGGAGAAGCCGCCCCTTCTGGAGGGGCTCGTTGGGGGAGCGGATGGCCCGCGGCCTGCGCCACGGCCCGCACGCCGGCGGCCAGCAGCAGACGCTTTTCTGGGGACAGGCCCTCGAGGGCTCGGAATGCCTGGGCCGCGATTCCCTCCAAGTCGCCGGGTTCTGGCGCACGGGCGGTTCCCAGCGTTGCCAGGCGTGTCAGCGCGTCGAGGTCGCTCACTGGAGGGTGCCCCCCAGCGCATACAGTCTTTCCTGCACACGGGCGCTCAAGGGTCTTGTCTCCTCTCCATCCCATTCGACGAACACGTCGAGCGGGTGGCCTCCAGACAGTGCAAGCAACCTCCACGTATCACATGCACCGGCCCGGAGCGCCTTGCCTGCCGCGTCCTGGAGCCAGACACGCCCCTCTGCATCGAGCACGGGGATGACCTGCCCCAGCAGGGCCGCTGTCTGCTCATGAAAGGGCTGCTGGGAGAGTTCTTGGGCAAAGCGCTGGCAGAGGCCTTCGGGCGTGAGCGAGGGCAGGGCGCCTGTCCAGGGATGGACTTCCCCCTGTCGCTCCAGGAGTTTCGCTCGCTGAGGCGCTGCGCTGGGCCAGAACACCAGCTCCGCGTCGAACGCGGTGCCGGGAAGGAATCGCTCGGTGAAGTGGGCTCCGGGACCTGCCGCGAACTGGAGGAGCAGCGCTGTCCGGCCCTGGGTGGTGCCGAGCAGGTAGGTGCGCTGAGTCCTGACGCGCTCCGAGTCCTCGACTTCCTGGGCGATGACCACCCAGCGGTCCGTGAGGCGCTCGCCCCGGGCGATGACATCCTCTTCCCGCAGGGGAATGCCCACGAGGGCGCGGAGGTCCGCCGCGAGCAGGGGCGGAAGCTGCTCGAGCTTGCGCCAGCCTTCGGTGGCGAGCGCGAGCCGCCCAAGCCGTTCCAGCATTGTCCGGGGCCAGTGAGGGCTGCTGCCCGGGAGCACCGCGAGCTGGCGCACCTGCGCCGCGAGGCCCGGGGCTTGCGCGTCCACGAGCCTCGCGGCTTGGGTGTTCCACGCGGCGGTCTCCGCTTCGAGTCCGGCGAAGCCTTGGCGCACGAGATCCTCCATCCAGAGGGACAGGGCCTCCACGCCTTGCCTCACACGCTCATGGCGATCGGCCGCGCGCCGGGATTGCGCCTCGGGATCGACAGGCGCAGGGGCCTGCGTGCCTGGGGCCTCCCGCTTCGCCTTCCGCTCGGAGGCAGCGGTTCTCCGGGACAGCCATTCTTCGACCCAGGCGGGAGGCACACCCGCCGGAAGCCGCTCCGCGGCGGCGAGCAGCAGCAGCCCGACGGCATGCTTGCACGGGAACTTCCGGCTGGGACACGAGCACTTTGATGAGAGATCGGCCAGATCGACACGCACCTGGTACAGGGCGCTGCCCTTGCACTCTCCCCACGCGGCGCGCTCGTTTCGTCCCAGTCCCTGCCAGGACTGCCCGGTGGCCAGCTTCTGTCCGGCGCTCGCCACGGAGGTGTCCGGCGCGAGCGCGAGGGCCTGCTCCGATGTGAGAGAAATGGCCATGCGAATGTCCTGACTTTGGAACACAGCGTTCAGCGGACGCCGCCTTTTTCCGCGCATCGTTCCGCAAGCAGACTCATCTCATAAGCGACGCAATCAGGCGTCCCGGGAGTAAGAGGAAAATCAGGAGAGGCGTCATGATCAAGGTGCTTTCGAGCAAGGTCGCTCTCGTTATAGGCGGTTCACGTGGCATTGGTGCGGCGGCCGCACTCCGTCTGGCCGAGGACGGAGCCCACATCGCCATCAGCTACGCTGCCTCCGCCGAGAAGGCACAGGCCATCGTCCGCCAGCTCGAAGCCAAAGGGGTGCGCGCCGTGGCGTTCCAAGCCGATCAAGCGGATCCCTCAGCGGTTGAGAAACTGGTGAAGTCGGTGGTGTCGCACTTTGGACACCTCGACATTCTGGTGAACAACGCCGCCATCTTCGTGATGGGAGACGTCGACAATCCCCACCATCCCTTGACCGCGATCGAGCGCCAGTCCGCCGTCAATTTCAATGGCATCGCCGCGGCCATTCGTGCTGCCTCGAAGGTGATGGGCAAGGGCGGACGGATCATCTCGGTCGGCTCGGGTGTCACCTACCGTGGCGGCTTTCCGGGGCTCGCGGACTCCTTGGCGGCCAAGTCCGCGCTCGTGGGTTTCTCGAAGGGCGCCGCACGGGATCTGGCTCCCAAGGGCATCACCGTCAACGTGGTGCAGTCGGGCTACGTCAACACCGACATGAACCCGGAGACCAGCGCTTATGCTCCGGCGTTCAAGGCCTCCACGGCGCTGGGCAGATATGGCCGCCCGGAGGAGATCGCCGCCGGCATTGCCTTCCTGGCCCGCCCGGATGCGTCTTATGTCACCGGTTCGATCCTCGACGTCGATGGTGGCTACGGCGTCTGAGGCCCGGGGACTTCCGCCAGGATGAGGGCTTCCCCCGCGTTGGGCCAGCCGATGCCGGGAATGTCGAGCTGCTGGAGTTCTCGCGGCCGGGTGGCGCGTGCGCCCCAGTAAGGCCAGGTGCAGTGGATGAACGGGCTGTCCCTCCACATGACGGGATAATCCAGAAGGTAGCGAACCTTGCGATCGTGCATGTACGCGAGCAACTCGCCCCGTTTCAGGGCCCGCGCCGCATCCTCGTTCACCACGCCGTCGAGGTTCACCACCGTGTATTCGCTCACGTAACCCAGGATGCCGGAGTTGAACGCACCGACCACGGCACCTGGGGGGACGGTTTGAGCGATATGTCGGCCGCCCTGAAGCATCTCCGCTTGCCAGGGATAGGCAAGTGTCTGCCGGGTGGCGAGCGTTTGGGAGACGTCCTGGAAGAGGGTGAACCCACCTGCGGTCAGGAAGAGCGCACCCAAGCAAAGGTGTTGCCAGCGCGGAGCCGCTGTGGGCAGGCATAGCCGGAAGAGGGCGGCCGGTGCCAGACATGCCACGAGGGAGGCGGAGACGAAGTACCAGGGCCGTGGCAGCCAGCGCATGTAGCCATGGATGAATTGAAGTCCGACGAGCCCTCCCGTCAGCCCCAGGATGATGGCCATTGCCCGAGCGCCCTGCGGATCGGCCAGGCGCTGGCGGCAAGCCTGGAGGAGCAGGACCCCCACGGACAACACCAGGCAGAGCCAGAACAGACCCGTCTGGGGCTGCCCCAAGAGGTCCTGGGTGAGGCGCAGGGCCTCCATGAACACTTCGAGGCTGTGCTGGTGGACCTGTTCGGCACTGGCACCCGGATGGAGGCGGTTCCAGTTGGCGTGGAACAGCCAGGGCACGGCGGTGGCACTGCTCTGAAGAAACGAACCCGTCCGAAGCCAATGGGTCAGGCTCAGAAGGACCACTCCGGCCGCGGTGCCCCCCGCGACGCGGACGGCATCAGGCCACCCTGTGCGGTGGATCAGGAGCACCATGCAGGCGGGCGCGAGCACCACCAGGGCATCCGAGCGGGCCAGGAGGGTGAGGATCAGCAACCCAGTCAATTTCCAGGCGCGCTGCTGGGAGGGCACCTCCAGATAGCGCACCAGTGCCAGGAGACTCATTCCCAGGCAGGCAAGAGACAGCGCGGTCTCCAGCCCATTGAGGGACTCGCGGACCACCCAGGGGTTGGCGCCCAGGCAGGCTCCGAGCACGAAGGCCAGGAGCCAACTTTGCGTCCAGGCGCGCGCGATGAGCGTGACGGACACGGATGCGAGCGCGATCAACCCCGTGCTCATCCACAAGGCCAGGGACACCGCCTGGGGATCCCCCACGGGGGAAAAAGCGAACAGGGGAAGCAGAAGCAGCAGCCACAGGAAATGCAGCCCCGTGGCGGGAGCGATTCCGTCGAAGGTCACCCCGTGCCCTGCCCACACCTGGCGGGCGATTTGAAAATAGTAGAAGGCATCGTCGGGGATGACTCCGGCCACGAGCGGCTCCAGGTCCGCTCGCAGCCAGTTCCACCGCAGGGCTGCGGCGAGCGCGAAGTGGCCCGCCCATACCCCCACGAGTCCAGCTCCCTTGAGGAGCTTTTTTCGTTTGCCCGCGCGACCCTCTTGGCTCATGGCCGTCATCAGGAAGGTGGCGGGGATACCACTCCTGAGGCCGCCTTGGACAGCGTCCTTGTTCCGAGGCGCGCCGCTGAAGCCGGTGCCGGGATGCTAGGTTGGCGGCAGGAGGTTCAGGTGAACATCGTCCCGTCGTTGGCTGTGATGGCCTCATGTTTGGCCATGGGGTGTGCCCGTACTCCCACTGTGCCCGTCCGTTATGTGGTGGGCAGCGCGGAGGCCCCGTCCTTCCGTCTTCCAGGAGGGAAGGGCACCGCGCTCTTGCTGGTCAACGCTGAAACTGGGGCGAGTGCGGCCTCCTTGGGCGTGCTGGAACTCCAAGCGGGAGCCGGAGTGCCCGAGCACGTCCATGAGCACAGCGTGGAGATGCTCTATGTCGAGGAGGGCAGCGTGGAGATGATCATCGAAGGCCGTGAGATGTCCGTGCGGCCAGGGGACGCGGTCTATATCCCCGCCGGAGTGCGCCACCTCGCGCGAGTGCCCGAAGGCGCGCCACGCTTCAGGGCGGTGCAGATCTACGTAGGTCCAGGCCCCGAGCAACGCTTCCGCCAAGGCGAGCCCGTGAAGCCGGCATCCCCTCTGCCTTCACCGCAGATGGGCGCTCCGGCGGGGTGAGGTGCTGGTGAGCCATGGCCCTGCCGGGGGGAGCTCGGGCATACTCACACCCTTCCCATTCACAGCGGAGTCCAGATGAAGACGGCGTCCTTGTTGGTGGTGTCCACCCTGTTTCTGAGCCTCGCGGCATGCGGTAGCGGAATGGAGGAGGAGGCGCCGGGGGAGCCGTCCGACTCCAAGACGCCGTCAGCCCTTCAGGGGTGCAGCATCTCCTGCGACGATGGGCGCACGGGCTACTTCGCGGGCGCTTCCACGCCGCAGGGGTGTTACTCCTACGCCTACAACTTCTGTGCGCCCTATGG encodes the following:
- a CDS encoding cupin domain-containing protein codes for the protein MNIVPSLAVMASCLAMGCARTPTVPVRYVVGSAEAPSFRLPGGKGTALLLVNAETGASAASLGVLELQAGAGVPEHVHEHSVEMLYVEEGSVEMIIEGREMSVRPGDAVYIPAGVRHLARVPEGAPRFRAVQIYVGPGPEQRFRQGEPVKPASPLPSPQMGAPAG
- a CDS encoding DUF5691 domain-containing protein; translation: MSDLDALTRLATLGTARAPEPGDLEGIAAQAFRALEGLSPEKRLLLAAGVRAVAQAAGHPLPQRAPPEGAASPDTLDVCPPRVSALLTELLVSHDTEVLREGFGRMAQARRRLPPELLPRVLSLQEPSLRRAAEPVLGERGRWLSRLNPAWRSFGITSPTHLSEMERLWTEGTLEERCTVLAATRLADPARARAWLEGTFPQEKAEHRARFLACFEQELSAEDEPLLELGRKDRSSSVRDVARGLLAQLPGSAFSRRMTERARAVLLWEPHSGLNIQFPARWDAEAERDGLDKPPPGTGQHAHWLIRLLACVPPSSWEAWFSASPERLVAAAGRTDEGVALSEGWAQALRLEASPAWAAALLSFWPRLDAKVLEPERAQSLSMTVFEHLPLEERSSRTLRILRGQDALPSLERALALTPAPWPVTLGRAWLQALREQDTPSPRALALVGSLRHAALALPFECLEAASESFELTSPLFQGNPALQRFQQTVSQRRILHQELTP
- a CDS encoding SDR family NAD(P)-dependent oxidoreductase gives rise to the protein MIKVLSSKVALVIGGSRGIGAAAALRLAEDGAHIAISYAASAEKAQAIVRQLEAKGVRAVAFQADQADPSAVEKLVKSVVSHFGHLDILVNNAAIFVMGDVDNPHHPLTAIERQSAVNFNGIAAAIRAASKVMGKGGRIISVGSGVTYRGGFPGLADSLAAKSALVGFSKGAARDLAPKGITVNVVQSGYVNTDMNPETSAYAPAFKASTALGRYGRPEEIAAGIAFLARPDASYVTGSILDVDGGYGV
- a CDS encoding SWIM zinc finger family protein; translated protein: MAISLTSEQALALAPDTSVASAGQKLATGQSWQGLGRNERAAWGECKGSALYQVRVDLADLSSKCSCPSRKFPCKHAVGLLLLAAAERLPAGVPPAWVEEWLSRRTAASERKAKREAPGTQAPAPVDPEAQSRRAADRHERVRQGVEALSLWMEDLVRQGFAGLEAETAAWNTQAARLVDAQAPGLAAQVRQLAVLPGSSPHWPRTMLERLGRLALATEGWRKLEQLPPLLAADLRALVGIPLREEDVIARGERLTDRWVVIAQEVEDSERVRTQRTYLLGTTQGRTALLLQFAAGPGAHFTERFLPGTAFDAELVFWPSAAPQRAKLLERQGEVHPWTGALPSLTPEGLCQRFAQELSQQPFHEQTAALLGQVIPVLDAEGRVWLQDAAGKALRAGACDTWRLLALSGGHPLDVFVEWDGEETRPLSARVQERLYALGGTLQ
- a CDS encoding ATP-binding protein produces the protein MTATALLRQHAEQQYAGELTALARADDRPKPQGWQLSPWAVRLYLLGGQLPDGFKVSAKYIGNPRLVEIAVATLATDRALLLYGVPGTAKSWLSEHLAAAICGDSTLLVQGTAGTDETALRYGWNYARLLAEGPSEKALVPSPVMRAMREGKLARIEELTRMPGEVQDALITLLSEKTLPVPELSSEVQAHAGFNVIATANNRDRGVNELSSALLRRFNTVVLPTPESLEQEVEIVEKRVAEMGQALALPAEKPALEEIRRVVTLFRELRSGATLDGTTKLKTPSGALSTAEVISVMNGGLAMAGYYGDGVLRAPDLAAGLTGAIVKDPVQDRLVWLEYLKTVVKEREGWKDLYRACMEVL
- a CDS encoding DUF5682 family protein, which produces MSGKPGTAVHVLGVRHHGPGSARSVRAALEKLQPDVVLIEGPPEADAILPWVAREGMKPPVALLIYALEQPSQAVFYPFALFSPEWQALQYAMERALPVRFIDLPQTHQLAPEFLIPPDPASPRVDPLGALAQAAGYEDGELWWEHLIEQRRDAEGVFDAVREAMGALREEEGVLPRREALREAFMRRSLRQAKKEGFQRIAVVCGAWHAPALERQPPAREDDELLRGLPKTKVAATWIPWTYDRLGWRSGYGAGVESPGWYAHLWLTPGRPAASWAARIAHLLRGEGLEASSANVIETVRLAEALAALRGLSTVGLGELRDAALSVLCGGDGTILALIHDKLEVGTGLGEVPSEVPSVPLARDLASQQKSLRLPPSSESKLLELDLRKDLDRNRSRLLHRLRLLDIPWGSPEEDTRNTAGTFRETWRLRWDPGMAVNVVEASLFGNTVESAAAGCVVARASEATELGPLTALLEASLLAELSEAIGTVLSHVQALSTRSADVPKLLEAFPALAQAIRYGSVRQTPTAPILAIAEGLFERILIGLPGACTSLDDDAAHQRREQLRAMHAAVALLEGGTRAEDWSNALEGLIQRDAVHGLMRGAALRLRVELGQVKDEALGVLARKALSAAVPPSEAAAWLEGLISGSALVLLHRSELWAALDGWLSSLARDTFIEQLPLVRRAFSGFSVSERRAMAERIRHLSTSPRAGQGTAASKALDPERVAKVLPVLSLLLGVRLDETV